In Flavobacterium piscisymbiosum, the sequence GGCAATTAAACTAATCTGGTATATAATTCCCGATACCTGACACATGCCGCCTCCATTCTCTTCTACTAATTGACCGTTTACCAAAGTTCTGCTTTTCTTAAAATCCTGATTTGGATTTCCTACCACTTTAAAAAAAGAAAAAATTTGATTTGGCTCAAGAACATATCTGTTAATCCTTTTTGAAGCCAGCAGAATATTGTGCAACTTATTATCAAAAGTCTGACTGGATTTTATTTCCTGTGTTAATGTTATCGCATAACGAAAGGTAAAATCGTTTTGGCATTTTTTAGAAAACCGGAACAAATCTTTGGTCCATAAATCCTTTTTAAATCTAAGCAATAACTTAAGGCTAATTTTGAGTGGTTTCAACATATTCATTTCTTCTCTAATTCGATGATTAAATAAGAACTATACTCTTTTAGGAATGAATTAGCTAAAAAAGAATCGAGTTTTATCAAAGGCTTTCGGCAAAATTCAGGAAATCGATGTATGGGAAAAAACAAAAAACCAAATGTTCTTTTAATCTTAAAATTGGGATTTTCTTTAAAATCCCCGATACTTAAACTAAAGGCTCCGTGCCAATTATTTTTTTTATATCCAAGCAAATTTCTTCGTTTTCGCGATGGAATATCAAAAATAATTCTGCCATTGTTTTTTAAAATTCGTTTTGATTCTTCTAAAACCTGATTGATTTTATCCTGATCCAGATGCATAAAAAAATGAAAACTAATAATGGTATCTACAGAATTATCCTGTAAAGTTATTTGATGAGCTTCGTTTTGTAAAAATGTTTTTTCAGGAAACTTCCTTCTTGCCATTTCGATCATTTCAGCGCTTGCATCAACTCCAATAGAAGCATAATTTAAAAGTCTGCCAGTACCGCAGGCTAAATCAAGAATTTGCTCGTTTTTATTGGTTAATAACCTATCAAGAATATTTCGTTCCTGAGAGTCAATAAATCTTCCGTAAGAATTATCAAATCTATTCTGATCATAAGTACTTGCCAGATCATTATAGTAATTTACAATTTCGCTCATTTTTAATTTTTAAGACAAAATCAAAAATAATAAAAATCTTACTCGAAAAACATTTTTTATCCTTTCTTCAGAATATTCCCTAAACCACGGCCAATTTGCTCAATGGCTTCAAGACCTTTGGTTAATGGCGTAGCAGTAAAATCTTCGTAGGCATCCATAGAAGTTCCTTTGCGATCGTCTTGCGCATATACCAGAATCAGATTGTTATCATCAAATGATTTTTCGAATTTCTGAGGTAGTTTATCAAAAATTGACTGGTACGAAACAGAACCTTTTCTAGAAAGATTAAAAACAATCAAATCGTTTGGTTTTATTTCATCAGAAATCGATTCAAAATCATCCCAATCCATAATACTTTTAAAACCTAATTTTGCATTCAGTTTCAAATTAGCAGCAATTTGCTGAATCGTTTGATGTGTTTTATATTCGGCATAAATTATAATCGGAATACTTAATTCCTGCGATAATCGGCAGATTTTCTGTAATAACAAATGAAATCCAACTCCTCTTTCAGAAAATGGCGGGCAGATAAAAACCAGTCTTTTTTCTTCTATAAAAGTCTTTTGAAATCTACAAATAAATAAACTTTTGTCGACGTTATTGATAATCGAATCTACGTTTTCTCCAAAAATTTTATCAAGGAATCCTGTTTTTCTAGGCCAACCCACGATCACAATATCCGACATGATTTCTTTCGAAGTTCTGGCAATTCCGCTGGCAGGATTATGGTCAATTCTGGCAATTGTATTTATTTTTACTTCTGAAGCCGACGCCTGAATGACGAATTTATCAACTGCTTTTCGATACTTTAAAATATTTTTTTCGGCCTGATCATTATTAGGAACGATCGTTAACAAAGTTACTGGATTAGATGATTTTTTATCTTTAATTAAAAGTGCAAAATCTAATAAAGTGGCTGTCGCCGAAGTTTTTGCTAACGGAATTAAAATGTGTTCGTCTAAAATTTGATCGCTATGCGCATCTTCATGAGAAACTTCTTCCTCGCAAATTGCTATTTTTTTGGCTGCTTTTTCAGTGGCAAAAGAAGCTACAATACAAGTAATTAATATTAAAATAATAGTTCCGTTTAAGATATTTTCATCCAGAATTTTCGCTTTAAATCCCACTAAAATAACCGCCAACGTTGCAGCGGCATGTGCACTGCTTAACCCGAAGATCAGTTGTCTTTCTGTTCGGGTATATTTAAAAACAATCTGGGTAAAAAATGCTGCCGTCCATTTCCCGAAAATCGCCACAACACTCAAAGTTCCGGCAACAATTAATGCCGTTGGTCCGCTAAGAATTACGCTGATATCAACCAACATTCCCACCGAAATCAGGAAAAACGGAATGAACAATGAATTGCCGATAAACTCAATTCTGTTCATCAATGCAGACGAATGCGGAATTAAGGGATTCAAAGCCAAACCTGCAACGAACGCACCAATAATAGGCTCTACTCCTGCTACTTCGGCCAAAAATGCTGCAAAGAAAACTACAGAAAGTACAAAGATATAATGAGCATGTTTTTCACTTTCTAATTTCTTAAAGAACCATTTAGCAATTCTTGGAATCACCAAAAACATAATAGCAGAGAAAATGGCCAATGAAACCGTTAGTTTTATCCAGAAAGCCTGATTCAGATTACCTTGGCTACTTCCCATAATAACGGCCAGAATAATCAAAACGGCAGTATCTGTTAATATCGTTCCTCCTACTGTTATGGCAACAGCCTGATTTTTTGCAATCCCTAATTTACTTACAATTGGGTAAGCTACCAGCGTGTGCGTGGCAAACATACTTGCGGTCAGGAAACTGGCATTAAAATCATATTGCAGTAAATAATAACAAACCGGAAACCCAATGGTTAAAGGGAAAATAAAGGTAAAGAAACCGAATAATAAGCTCTTATTTCTATTGGCTTTAAACTCATTCATGTCGAGTTCAAGGCCGGCAATAAACATAATATATAAAAGTCCGATTGTCGAAAACAAATCTACGGCTGAGTTTTTAGCCAGAATATTAAGTCCGTGTGGTCCAATGATTACACCGGAAATAATAAGTCCGATAATTCCTGGAATGTTTATTTTTTTAAGTAAAATAGGCGACAAGAGAATAATGAAAAGTATTAACGAGAAAATCAATACTGGGTTGCTAAGCGGTAATTCGAATTCTTGTAAAAAATGCTTGAAAAATTCTATCATAATGTAATTTTATCTTCTTTGTGGTATTTTAATTTTTCGCAAACAGAGGTGTTCAAATTAAAATGAAATCTCAGAAGTTATGGTTACCGATTTCTTTTTAGACCAAAAAAACCGGATTCTTTAGTGATTGTTTCATTACAAAAATACCTAAAAAAAACACCAACTTTTCACGAAAACCACATATTAAGCAATAAATTTTGTTTCGTTGCCAAATTATTAATATTTAATATTTTTTTTAACAAAACTGCAACATTAACAAACGAAAATAAAACTTCATTGCATTATTCAATTATCTTTGTCTTAATAAATATTGCACAATGGAAGAATGTATCTCTGTTTTTGATATGCTTAAAATTGGCGTTGGCCCCTCAAGTTCTCATACTTTAGGGCCTTGGAGAGCCGCTGAACGTTTTTTAGAAGAGTTAAAAGACGAATCAATTTTAGACCAGATTAAACGTGTAAAAGTCGATTTATACGGATCACTTTCTTTAACCGGAAAAGGTCACGCCACAGATTTATCTGTTATGCTGGGTTTAAGCGGGCAGGATCCCGAATATATTCCGGTTGATAATATTGCCGGAATCATTAAAACGATCGAAGACAACAACGAGATTATTCTGGCGAATGAATATAAAATCCCGTTTTATTTTCTGCAGGATATTGTTTTCAATAAAGAGTTTCTTCCTTTTCATGCCAACGGACTAAAATTTACAGCTTATAAAGAGGATGATTCTGAATATGAATCTACTTTTTATTCTATAGGTGGAGGTTTTGTGGTGAAAGAAGAACGCACCAATGCCAAAATCAAAGAAGTTATAAAATGTGCTTTCCCATTCCCTATTCAAAATGCGGTTGAGCTTTTAAATTATACGGTTTCAGAGAACAAATCTATTTCGGAAATTGTTTATGAAAACGAAAAATCGATGCGTCCGGAAGCAGAAATTCATTCCGAATTAATGCGTATCTGGAACACGATGTTAGAATGTATGTACATTGGCTGTCATACCGGAGGAATTCTCCCGGGCGGACTAAACGTTCGCAGAAGGGCTTTTGACATGCACCAAAACTTAATAGGTTTATCAAATTATTCCAATCCGCAAACGTGGCTGGAAGAAATCAGAAAAACCGAAGTAAAATTTCGTCAGATCCTAAAATGGGTAAGTTGTTTTGCACTTGCCGTGAATGAAGTAAATGCTTCTTTAGGCCGCGTGGTTACAGCTCCTACAAACGGAAGCGCTGGTGTAATTCCGGCGGTTTTAATGTATTATCTGGTTATTGAAAATCATGATGCAGGCGAAAAAGAAATCAAACAATTCCTGATGGTTGCCGGAGAAATTGGAAGTATCTTCAAGAAAGGTTCTACAATCTCGGCTGCTATGGGCGGTTGCCAGGCCGAAATCGGTGTTTCGTCATCTATGGCTGCTGCAGCTCTTTGCGAATTAATGGGCGGAACTCCTGCTCAGGTTTTAATGGCTGCCGAAATCGCTATGGAACATCACCTTGGTTTAACCTGCGACCCAATTGGTGGTTTGGTTCAGATTCCGTGTATCGAAAGAAATACTATGGGTGCCATAAAAGCAATAAATGCTGCCGAATTAGCCCTTGAAACTGATTCTAAAAACGCAAAAGTACCACTTGATAAAGTAATCAATACGATGTGGCAAACGGCAAAAGACATGAACTCTAAATACAAAGAAACCTCCGAAGGCGGATTGGCAATTGCTGTAAATATGGCTGATTGTTAAATAATAAAGGTTGCCACGAATTTCACTAATTTTCGCGAATTAATATTTAGCTTCTTTGCGCATTAAAAAATTTATGAAATTCGTGAAATTCGTGGCAAAAAACTCTTCCAAAATATATTTTCATGAAAAAATATTACTTTCTTTTAGCCTTATTATTTTCGTCCCTTTTAATAAATGCTCAGGAACGTTATTTCCTTAATTCGGATACGCGTTTGTATACTTCCGCAAGTACTTCTGCTGAGTTTTTGGGTTATTTTAAATATGGTGCCGAAATACAATTATTATCCGAAAGCAAAAATGGCTGGTACAAAGTAAAAGCCGATAATTTATCTGAAGGTTATATTCCGGAGCAATATGTTGCAACACGATTAAATGCCAAAGATGTTAAAGTAAGAGACAACGAAAATCCTATTTTAGAAGGCGGAGACAATTATTATGGTGGTAATCACCTTTTTGTTTTGGTTGCAGGTTTAAAGGCGCGTGCACAACCCGATAAAAATTCAAAAATTAGAGAAATTTTATTTGTTGGTGATCCTGTAGCCATTAATTATCTCCCAAAAAATGAAGACGAATGGGTAAATATTAGTGGTCAATTTAGCGACGAATATGCCAGGTTTACGCTAAGAAAGTTTGTTGGCAAAAGACCTGATTTTAATACCTTATTAAAAGATTTCGACAAACTCGATGTCAATAATGTTACAGAACGTAAAATTGTAGGCGAACGACTAGTTCAACTCGCCTGGAATAGCGACAATACTAAACTAATCCCCGCTTATCAAAGATATTATGAGGTCGTAAAACAATTAAATGATCCTAAACTTATTGATGATACCGAGTTGAATATGGCTATAGCCAAAGGATTAGTAAAGCATAAAAAACAGGAAGAAATTACGGCCTTTACCAAAAAATCAGAATTTGTGGTAAAAGGCTTAAAAACCAAATCATTATTTTTTACTCAAAAAGAGTTAATAAATACATTGGGCAATCCGGTAAAAAAAGCCACAATAAGCGATGAATGTGGTTTATATATCAGCGAACTTTTTTATTATTATCCGGATTTAGAAGCTTCTGTAGATGAAAAAGAAAACAAAGTAGAGGTCATAAAGATTTTCATCAATCAAACCAACAAACTTGTTTTCAATGTCAATGCGGCATTAGACAGCTCATTAACCGAAAAAAACTTTATCGAAAAATACGGTACTTATATTGGGGCGTCAATAAAAAACCCACATTCATACTCTATACCGTTAGAAGACAGCCATTTTGAAATAGAATTTAAAGATGGAAAGTTATTTGCCATCGAAATAATCTACTATTGCTGATTTCAATCTATAATTATTCAATACTTTTACATCTTCAAAAAAAAATAAAATGTCAGTAGCAAAAAAAGATTATAAAAGAATCACAACAAAGTCATTGATCGAAATGAAAAGCAACGGAGAAAAAATCTCTATGCTTACGGCTTACGATTTTACAATGGCTAAAATTGTTGACACCGCAGGAGTCGATGTGATTTTAGTGGGCGATTCAGCATCAAATGTTATGGCGGGTCACGAAACGACATTGCCAATTACTTTAGATCAAATGATATATCATGCTTCATCTGTAGTTCGCGCTGTAGAGAGAGCATTAGTTGTAGTAGATTTACCTTTTGGAAGTTACCAGTCTGACCCAAAAGAAGCTTTGCGTTCTGCTATTCGAATCATGAAAGAAAGTGGCGGTCACGCTGTGAAACTGGAAGGAGGAAAAGAAATTAAAGAATCTATCAAAAAAATATTAAACGCAGGAATTCCGGTTATGGGACATTTGGGTTTAACTCCTCAATCGATCTACAAATTCGGGACTTACAGCGTTCGCGCCAAAGAAGATCAGGAAGCCGAAAAACTAATCGAAGATGCCAAATTGCTTGAAAAAGTAGGTTGTTTTGCTGTTGTTCTAGAAAAAATCCCAGCCGATTTAGCTAAAAAAGTAGCCGAAAGTATTTCGATTCCGGTTATTGGTATCGGTGCCGGAGGTGGCGTTGACGGACAAGTTTTGGTGATTCACGATATGTTAGGAATGAACAATGAATTCAGCCCGCGTTTCTTACGTCGCTATTTAAATTTATACGAAGAAATGACAAAAGCAATTGGTCAATATGCCGCTGATGTTAAATCAAGTGATTTTCCTAACTCTGGGGAGCAATATTAATTTTTTTTAAGGTACTAAGGTTCTAAGTTGCTAAGGTTTCTTTTTTAGGGACAAAGGTTCAAAGGTTTCTTAATTTTACCATTATTTCTCGCAAAGACGCAAAGTCACAAAGAACCAAATTTTAACTTTGCGCTTTTGCGTCTTTGCGAGAGATTAAAACGCTACGGTGCTCAATCTAAAATCAGATATCTAAAATCTAAAATTACACACAAGTCTAGTATGAAAATCGTTTCAGATAAAAATAATCTCCAGGTTCTACACGAAGACAACCATATTATTGTGGTTAATAAACGCGTGGGCGATATTGTGCAAGGTGATAAAACAGGCGATAAACCTTTATCTGATGTTGTAAAAGAATACATTAAAGACAAATACAATAAACCTGGTGATGTATTTTTGGGCGTAATTCATCGTTTAGATCGTCCTACAACCGGAATTGTGGTTTTTGCCAGAACTAGCAAAGCATTAACGAGAATGAACGAAATGTTCAGCAATCGTGAAACTCAAAAAACATATTGGGCAGTTGTGAAGAATAAACATCAGGAAACAAGTGCCAAATTGGTTCATTATCTTAAAAGAAACGAAAAAAACAATACTTCAAAAGCACATTTAAAAGAAGTTCCGGATAGTAAACTGGCTAGTTTAGATTATACTGTTTTTAAAGAATTACAAAATTATGTAGCTCTTGAAATCAATTTGCATACAGGTCGCCATCATCAAATTAGGGCTCAATTAGCTGCTATTGGATCACCGATTAAAGGCGATTTAAAATATGGTTTTGACCGAAGCAATCCTGATGGAGGAATTCATCTTCATGCCAGAAAATTGGTTTTCATTCATCCTGTTTCTAAAGAAAATATAACAATTACAGCGCCAACTCCCGATGAAACTATTTGGAACGCCCTTTGATTTTATGATACAATTGTTAATTTTTTAATTTTTATCGATTAACTTGCATAGTCAAAAATCAAGTGAAATCATAAAAATGGACTATAAAAACGACATCGGATACAGAAAAGAAACGCTAAAAAAATTGTTGTATAACATTCAGAAAAGCGAAGACTTAATTGTAAAAGCTTTATACGATGATTTTAAAAAGCCAGAATTTGAAGCTGTTTTAACCGAAACCAACTATGTTATTTCGGATTTAAAAGACACTATAAAAAATATTCATAAATGGGCAAACCGAAAACGTGTTTTTCCTTCTCTTCTTAATTTTCCTTCTACAGATTATATTTATAAAGAACCTTACGGAGACGTCTTGGTTATTGCTCCCTGGAATTATCCTTTTCAATTGGCTTTATGTCCTTTGATTGCGGCAGTAGCAGCAGGAAATCGTGTAGTTTTAAAACCATCTGAACTCACACCTAATACCTCAGCGATAATCGCCAAAATTATCGAAAAAACCTTTCATGTCAATCATGTTGAAGTTTTTGAAGGCGGTGTAGAAGTCTCTAATCAACTACTGGCAAAACGCTGGGATTATATTTTCTTTACCGGAAGTGTCGCAGTTGGAAAAGTTGTAGCCAAAGCCGCAGCCGAAAATCTAACGCCAATAACTCTTGAACTTGGCGGAAAAAACCCTTGTATTGTAGATGAAACTGCCAACTTAAAATTAGCTGCGAAACGTATTGTCTGGGGGAAATTTATTAATGCCGGCCAAACTTGTATTGCGCCGGATTATATTTTGGTTCAAAAAAACATGAAGGTTAATTTCATTAGTTTTTTGATCGAAGAAATCATAAAAGCATACGGTAAAAAAATGGAAAAATCTCCTGATTTTGCGCGTATTATCAATACCAAAAACTGGTTGCGATTAGCCAGTATGATAGAACCTGAGAAAGTGATTTTTGGAGGAGAAACAGATGCTAACAATCTTTTCATTTCGCCAACTTTAATCGAAGAACCGGCATTGGATAGTCTGGTTATGAAAGAAGAAATATTTGGCCCTATTTTACCTATTCTTATTTATGAAACAGAAGCTGATATTCATAACGTGATTAGCCGTTATGAGAAACCTCTTTCATTTTACATTTTTAGCGAAAATAAATCCTTTGCAAAAAAAATGATCAAAACCTATTCGTTTGGCGGTGGCTGCATCAATGATACAGTGGTTCATTTTTCTAATAAAAGGCTGCCTTTTGGCGGTGTTGGCCATAGTGGCATAGGCGCTTATCATGGTCAGTTGAGCTTTGATATTTTTTCTCATCATAAAGCAGTAGTAAAAAAGGCAAACTGGCTTGATTTACCTATGAGATATGCACCATACAAAGATAAATTGGCTTCCATTAAAAGGATATTAGACTGGATATAATAGCCCAAAAACAATTTCGTAATGTTTTCGGGTTTTTCATATGCATTTGATTAAAAATATTATATTTACGTCACATTATTTATCCTAAATACCAGAATATAAAACAATTCTACTTTTACACAAAATGAAATCTACACTTGATAAAATCAAAGACATTAAGAATCATGGTTATACCTTAGATTTTTCAACTGTCTTTAACACTGCTTTTGAAAACTATAAAAAAATAGCACTTTATGCAGGGTTAATATTACTAGTTTTTTCTATACTTTTTGGTATCATTGGCTCTATTCTTTTAGCCGTAATATTTGGTGTTGACAAATTAAACAATCCTGCTTTTTTTACCATCAAACCAACACAATTATCAAGTCTTCAACTGGTTTATTATATTGCGGGAACAGTCCTGTTTTCGGCAATTTTAAGCCCTTTTGGTGCGGGATTTCTAAAAATGGCATATTGTGCAGACAGAGATCAGGAGTTTAATGTTTCTACCATTTTTACTTATTACAAATCAAATAAATTTTTACAAATATTTTTAGCCACTGCGATCATTTCATTATTCAGTGTATCTGTATCGACATTTTTCGAAATGCAAAATCTTAATGTGGCGGGACTTCTGGTTTCGTTGCTGACTTCGTATTTTACATTTTTAATGATTCCGCTTATTGTATTTGGAGACTTAAAAGCGATTGATGCTATTACATCGAGTTTTATTCTTATTGCAAAGCAACCCATAGTACTTTTAGGATTAATGATCACCATTGTCGTTGCTCTGATTATTGGTTTTATGGCTCTTTTTATCGGAATCCTTTTTACAGTTCCCCTTAGTTATTCAATGACATACGCTATATATTATGCAATTTTTAAAAGTGATAAAGAAGATCCGATTGACTCAATTGGGCAACCGGATTTAGAATAAATAGAAAATTCTATCAATAAACAGAGCCTAACCTACTCTGCTATAGAATTTTCAAAAAAAACATTTACTAAAACCAAACATACCCCAAAATCTATGGTAGAAAACTATAGTTTTTTCAATTCGTTGATTTCAGGAATTGCCACTCTTGGTAATGCCCTAAAATCAATTATTGCAAACTGGTATGTTTTTACTTCGGACATTATTTTTTACAACAATCCTAAAATTATTCTTTTAGGATTGGCATTATTTGGACTTCTAGGGGTTCTTATTCACCAATTCTTTAAAATAAAAACGAGCATTGGCTATTTCATAGAAAAAAAACTGGAAACTGAAACAGCCAACAGAGAATATCAACTTTATATTTTATTTTTTGGTATTGCCGTTATTGTAATCGAAATCATCAATGAACTTTTTAAAATAAGACCCAAAAGTTTATTGATTACTAATGTTTCTATTGGTTTTACAGTATTGGTTATCTATTTTATAACAAATAAAGTAAAGTTTTTACGGGATCGGGTTCAGCCCATATTTATCTTCTTTTTCTTTGTTTACATCGCTTATGTTGGGCATAATATTATCTATCTCCCAAAAGATGTTATTCCGGTTATTGTTTTTTTAATCTCATTTTTCTTTTCATATAACATTTTAAAACCCATAAAAATATACTGGATCTTTGTTGGTCTGGTTTTTACTTTTCTAATTGTAACCGTTATTTTTCATTTGATTTCTTTAAAATCCTCTATTATTTTAATCAATTTTTGTATCCTTATTTTCATTATCAACCAGGTAAAATATGCTGTTTTAGTTAACAATTCAGATAATTTTAGATTTACAAACGAAATTGTACATAAGGGAAATTCATTGACAATTGCTACCAATAAAAAAAACGAGGTATTATTCTGCAGTGAAACCATAACTTCAATTTTAGGGTATTTACCGGATGAAGTTATGGGTTTGAAATTTTGGAAACTAACCAAAGAAACCGACTTTATTGAAGACATAAAAAATCTCAATCCCGAAGAAAACAAACTTTATATTCGAAAACTAAAAAGCAAAAATGGCGAATACAAATACATTCAGTGGAAAGACAAAAAATTCTCTGAGGATTTAATTATCAGTATTGGTCAGGATGTCACTGAGCAGATTAATGTTCAGGATCAATACAAAAACCTGATCCAGACTGCGACAGATATTATTTTCGAAATTGACAGCGAAGGCTATTTTACTTTTGTAAATGATTTTGGGTTTTCGATTCTGGGTTATTCCGAAAATGAAATTATATCACAACATTATTCGAATTTTATTCATGAAAATTATCAGCGAAATGCAGTTGATTTTTATGAAAACCTGGATATCAATGAAAACAATTTCCCTTCTATAGAAATTCCGATTTTAAAGAAAAACGGAAAAACGTTATGGATTTCTCAAAAAATCATAATTCGTAAAAATGATTTAGGCCAAACCATTGGTTTTGCGGGTATAGCCAGAGATATTACCGATATTAAAAATATAGAAAACGAAAAAAAGAAGCGTTTAAAAAAAATCGAAGCATACAACAATTCGACAAAAAAACTATCGACATCAGATTTTAGTAAATACGACAATTTAGATACGGTTACTGATTACATCATTAAAGAAGCGGCGACTGTAACAAAAACAAATCGGGTAAGTTTCTGGAAATATGATAAAGATTTAATTACATGTCAAAATTTATTTAGCGTTGACAATCAAAACTTAAGCGACAAAAACATCCTCGACAAAGAATCTTATCCTATTTATTTTGAGACTTTAAAAAACAAAGCCATTATCAATGCATCCGATGTTTTTAATAAATTAGAAACGTCTGAATTTCAAAAACTTTATTTTACTAAAAACCATATCAAATCGATGCTTGACGTTCCTATATTTTTGAGCGGACAGTTAGGCGGCGTGGTTTGTTTTGAAAGCACTGCTGAAAAAAGGGACTGGGATAATGAAGATATCAACTATGCCAGAACAATTTCAGATGTTATTTCGTTAGCTATTTCGTCTCAGAAACGTTTGGAAGCTGAACGAAGATTAGAGTTTAAAAGTCAGCTGCTTTCGGCACTTTCTTTATGTACAGAGAAATTTTTGCTGAGTAAAACCACTCATGAAATGTTTCAGGAAACCTATGAAATAATTGGCAAAGCAGCCAAAGTTGATCATATGTATTATTATGAAAGAGACTTTTATACCAATACCGTTTGCCAAAAGTACAAATGGTCAAGAAAAGGAATTGAACATCAAATAACTGAATTACGACAACTTACAGAAGATAATTTACAGGAAATTTATGAGGCGGCAAAAAACAGAAAAATCTTAAACAAACTAACCCGTAATCTTGACGACAATTTTTTTAAGCAACTATTAGTTGATAACCAGATCAAATCTATTTTGATTTTGCCATTATTCATCAACGATGTTTTTACCGGTTTTATTGGCTTTGATGATTGTACCAATGAAAAAAAATGGTCTGAAGAAGAAATCTACATTTTTCAGGTTCTTGCCAATAACATTTCATCGGCATTGGAGCGAAATCGAAATGAAACTAAAATTCTCGAAAGTGAAGAAAAATTCAAACTAATTGCCAATAATATTCCTGGTACCGTTTATTTATCGAAGTTTGATGCTTTCTCGACCAAGATTTTCCTGAATGATGAGATTGCAAACCTAACGGGTTATTCTAAATCAGAATTTATTGAGAATAATTTATCTTTTCTTTCATTGATACATCCTGATGATAAAGATGAAGTAATTAATAATCAGATTGATAATCTGCAAAACGGAACACCTCTACATAATATCTATAGAATTCGCCGAAAGAGTGGCGAATATATCTGGGTAGAAGAATTTGGTGATGTGATTAAAAAAGGAGATGAAATTGAATTTGTTGGTGGAATTTATTTTGATATTACAAACAAAAAAGAAACCGAAGATGCCATAAAAGCCAAACAATTGGCAGAAGCGGCAAATAAATCAAAATCAGACTTTTTGGCCAATATGTCGCATGAAATACGAACGCCTTTGAACGGTATTATTGGTTTTACACATTTACTGATGAAAACTGAATTAGAAGAAATTCAGGAAAAATACATGACAACCATCAATCAGTCGGCACATTCATTGTTGGAGATTATAAACGACATTCTTGATTTCTCAAAAATTGAAGCCGGAAAGCTGGAACTTTTTATTGATTTATATGATATTAAAAAAGTATTGGGGCAGGTTTTTGATCTCATTGTTTACGAATCGAACCAGAAAAATCTTAAACTCGAATTGAATGTAGATCCTGATGTTCCTAAATACATTTGGACAGATATTGTGAGAATCAAACAAATTTTAATCAATTTGCTCTCAAACGCAGTAAAATTCACCAATGAAGGTTCTATTAAA encodes:
- a CDS encoding VanW family protein, producing the protein MNMLKPLKISLKLLLRFKKDLWTKDLFRFSKKCQNDFTFRYAITLTQEIKSSQTFDNKLHNILLASKRINRYVLEPNQIFSFFKVVGNPNQDFKKSRTLVNGQLVEENGGGMCQVSGIIYQISLIAGLEILERHNHSVDIYTNETRFAPLGCDATIVYGYKDLRIKNNLPFPVQFKIEIKESFIHINLLSEKAIKEKELLFESQLDKEFITVNVLNNDRQLLNQSKYKRMKAEF
- a CDS encoding class I SAM-dependent methyltransferase produces the protein MSEIVNYYNDLASTYDQNRFDNSYGRFIDSQERNILDRLLTNKNEQILDLACGTGRLLNYASIGVDASAEMIEMARRKFPEKTFLQNEAHQITLQDNSVDTIISFHFFMHLDQDKINQVLEESKRILKNNGRIIFDIPSRKRRNLLGYKKNNWHGAFSLSIGDFKENPNFKIKRTFGFLFFPIHRFPEFCRKPLIKLDSFLANSFLKEYSSYLIIELEKK
- a CDS encoding cation:proton antiporter, which gives rise to MIEFFKHFLQEFELPLSNPVLIFSLILFIILLSPILLKKINIPGIIGLIISGVIIGPHGLNILAKNSAVDLFSTIGLLYIMFIAGLELDMNEFKANRNKSLLFGFFTFIFPLTIGFPVCYYLLQYDFNASFLTASMFATHTLVAYPIVSKLGIAKNQAVAITVGGTILTDTAVLIILAVIMGSSQGNLNQAFWIKLTVSLAIFSAIMFLVIPRIAKWFFKKLESEKHAHYIFVLSVVFFAAFLAEVAGVEPIIGAFVAGLALNPLIPHSSALMNRIEFIGNSLFIPFFLISVGMLVDISVILSGPTALIVAGTLSVVAIFGKWTAAFFTQIVFKYTRTERQLIFGLSSAHAAATLAVILVGFKAKILDENILNGTIILILITCIVASFATEKAAKKIAICEEEVSHEDAHSDQILDEHILIPLAKTSATATLLDFALLIKDKKSSNPVTLLTIVPNNDQAEKNILKYRKAVDKFVIQASASEVKINTIARIDHNPASGIARTSKEIMSDIVIVGWPRKTGFLDKIFGENVDSIINNVDKSLFICRFQKTFIEEKRLVFICPPFSERGVGFHLLLQKICRLSQELSIPIIIYAEYKTHQTIQQIAANLKLNAKLGFKSIMDWDDFESISDEIKPNDLIVFNLSRKGSVSYQSIFDKLPQKFEKSFDDNNLILVYAQDDRKGTSMDAYEDFTATPLTKGLEAIEQIGRGLGNILKKG
- a CDS encoding L-serine ammonia-lyase; the encoded protein is MEECISVFDMLKIGVGPSSSHTLGPWRAAERFLEELKDESILDQIKRVKVDLYGSLSLTGKGHATDLSVMLGLSGQDPEYIPVDNIAGIIKTIEDNNEIILANEYKIPFYFLQDIVFNKEFLPFHANGLKFTAYKEDDSEYESTFYSIGGGFVVKEERTNAKIKEVIKCAFPFPIQNAVELLNYTVSENKSISEIVYENEKSMRPEAEIHSELMRIWNTMLECMYIGCHTGGILPGGLNVRRRAFDMHQNLIGLSNYSNPQTWLEEIRKTEVKFRQILKWVSCFALAVNEVNASLGRVVTAPTNGSAGVIPAVLMYYLVIENHDAGEKEIKQFLMVAGEIGSIFKKGSTISAAMGGCQAEIGVSSSMAAAALCELMGGTPAQVLMAAEIAMEHHLGLTCDPIGGLVQIPCIERNTMGAIKAINAAELALETDSKNAKVPLDKVINTMWQTAKDMNSKYKETSEGGLAIAVNMADC
- a CDS encoding SH3 domain-containing protein; translated protein: MKKYYFLLALLFSSLLINAQERYFLNSDTRLYTSASTSAEFLGYFKYGAEIQLLSESKNGWYKVKADNLSEGYIPEQYVATRLNAKDVKVRDNENPILEGGDNYYGGNHLFVLVAGLKARAQPDKNSKIREILFVGDPVAINYLPKNEDEWVNISGQFSDEYARFTLRKFVGKRPDFNTLLKDFDKLDVNNVTERKIVGERLVQLAWNSDNTKLIPAYQRYYEVVKQLNDPKLIDDTELNMAIAKGLVKHKKQEEITAFTKKSEFVVKGLKTKSLFFTQKELINTLGNPVKKATISDECGLYISELFYYYPDLEASVDEKENKVEVIKIFINQTNKLVFNVNAALDSSLTEKNFIEKYGTYIGASIKNPHSYSIPLEDSHFEIEFKDGKLFAIEIIYYC